The following proteins are co-located in the Desulfatitalea tepidiphila genome:
- a CDS encoding antibiotic biosynthesis monooxygenase family protein produces MSIRVLMFRKMPRLYGGMEADLLPQLGPLLAEARQLAFRQAGYISGETMRNVADPYEFLVISTWKSVEDWERWFANKERAEIEGKIDAVLGAPTEYRVYSYD; encoded by the coding sequence ATGTCGATACGCGTCCTCATGTTCAGGAAAATGCCCCGGTTGTACGGTGGGATGGAAGCCGATCTGTTGCCCCAACTGGGCCCGTTGCTGGCCGAGGCCAGGCAGCTGGCCTTTCGTCAGGCCGGTTACATCTCCGGGGAAACCATGCGAAATGTCGCCGATCCCTATGAGTTTCTGGTCATCAGCACCTGGAAATCGGTCGAGGACTGGGAACGATGGTTCGCCAACAAAGAGCGTGCGGAGATCGAGGGAAAGATCGATGCCGTTCTGGGAGCGCCGACGGAGTACAGGGTCTACTCCTACGATTGA
- a CDS encoding biotin/lipoyl-containing protein produces MKKIQFMDTSLRDGFQSVFGARALTDDFIPAVQAGAQAGIEHMEAGGGARFQALFMYCGESAFDMMDRFREAAGPEIKLQTLARGINVVALSAQPRDMIDLHARMFKKHGMTHIRNFDALNDVRNLIYSGQCIKNAGLHHQVSITMMELPPGCSGAHDVPFYIKTLREILDSGLPYDSICFKDASGTSNPRKFYDTIKAARELLGKDTIIWAHTHETAGVGVVQYQAAIEAGCDGVDLARTPLSGGTCQPDMLSLSHALKGSDYTLDIDVKKIMEANRVLEECLQDYFFPPEAQKVSSEVILSPMPGGALTANTMMMRDTGTLHLYSKVIEAMSECVARGGFGTSVTPVSQFYFQQAYANVTQGPWKKMTDGYGKMVLGYFGRTPVPPDPEIVKIAEEQLGKPVFKGDPVDELEPGIPKARAILEKEGLPVTEENIFIVGALQTPGGNKGLDFLKGHKPINVRKVSAKSEETPPAAEAPRPAPVEQPTEYTVTVDGKTYQVKVEAASGAVQSVTPAPAPAAKAADAVAVKAKLQGIVSEIFIAVGERVRRGDTLIILEAMKMETPVVAPCDGAVASIEVEKGQVVKPEQLVATIA; encoded by the coding sequence ATGAAAAAGATTCAGTTTATGGACACTTCTCTGCGCGATGGGTTTCAGTCGGTTTTCGGTGCCCGTGCTTTGACGGATGACTTTATCCCTGCGGTGCAAGCCGGTGCGCAAGCCGGCATCGAACATATGGAAGCGGGCGGCGGTGCTCGTTTTCAGGCACTTTTCATGTACTGCGGCGAATCGGCCTTCGACATGATGGACCGCTTTCGCGAGGCGGCCGGACCGGAGATAAAACTGCAAACCCTGGCGCGGGGCATCAACGTGGTGGCCCTTTCGGCCCAACCCAGGGATATGATCGACCTGCATGCCAGGATGTTCAAAAAGCATGGCATGACGCACATCCGCAATTTCGACGCCTTGAACGACGTGCGCAACCTGATCTACTCGGGCCAATGCATCAAGAACGCCGGTTTGCACCACCAGGTCTCGATTACGATGATGGAGCTTCCGCCGGGCTGCAGCGGAGCCCATGATGTACCGTTTTACATCAAGACCCTTCGCGAGATCCTGGACAGCGGTCTGCCCTACGACTCCATCTGCTTCAAGGATGCTTCCGGGACCAGCAACCCGCGCAAATTTTATGACACGATCAAGGCCGCCCGCGAACTTTTAGGCAAAGATACCATCATTTGGGCCCATACTCATGAAACGGCCGGTGTGGGCGTCGTTCAATACCAAGCGGCCATCGAGGCCGGTTGCGACGGTGTGGATCTGGCCCGCACCCCGCTGTCCGGCGGCACCTGCCAGCCGGACATGCTCTCCCTGTCTCATGCCCTGAAGGGCAGCGATTATACGCTGGACATCGATGTGAAGAAGATCATGGAGGCCAACCGGGTTCTGGAAGAGTGCCTGCAAGACTACTTTTTCCCGCCGGAAGCGCAGAAGGTCTCCTCCGAAGTGATTCTTTCCCCCATGCCGGGCGGCGCCCTGACGGCCAACACCATGATGATGCGCGACACCGGCACCCTGCACCTCTATTCCAAGGTGATCGAGGCCATGTCCGAGTGCGTGGCCCGGGGCGGCTTCGGGACCTCCGTAACGCCGGTTTCCCAGTTCTATTTCCAGCAGGCCTACGCCAATGTCACCCAGGGACCGTGGAAAAAGATGACCGACGGCTACGGTAAGATGGTGCTGGGATACTTCGGACGCACACCGGTGCCGCCGGATCCGGAGATCGTCAAGATCGCCGAAGAGCAGCTCGGCAAACCGGTCTTCAAAGGCGACCCGGTGGATGAGCTGGAGCCGGGCATTCCCAAGGCCAGGGCGATTCTCGAAAAAGAGGGGCTGCCGGTCACCGAGGAGAATATCTTCATCGTCGGGGCACTGCAAACCCCTGGCGGCAACAAAGGCCTCGACTTTCTGAAGGGGCACAAGCCCATCAACGTCCGCAAAGTGAGCGCCAAATCTGAGGAGACGCCGCCGGCCGCGGAGGCACCGCGACCAGCGCCAGTCGAGCAACCCACCGAATACACGGTCACGGTCGACGGCAAGACCTACCAGGTAAAGGTGGAAGCGGCCAGCGGCGCCGTGCAATCGGTAACCCCGGCGCCGGCACCGGCCGCCAAGGCGGCCGATGCGGTGGCCGTCAAGGCCAAGCTGCAGGGAATCGTGTCGGAGATTTTTATCGCCGTGGGTGAGCGGGTGCGTCGGGGCGACACCTTGATCATTCTCGAGGCCATGAAGATGGAAACCCCGGTGGTGGCGCCGTGCGACGGGGCGGTGGCCTCCATCGAGGTGGAAAAGGGGCAGGTGGTCAAGCCCGAGCAGTTGGTCGCAACGATTGCATAG
- a CDS encoding alpha/beta hydrolase, whose product MLVPINRWARGRLILCATIVGLILSTALSCAANEKPLYSDGDMLIMESIGTRLPPLDLARAAPSPAEVCAYRKFYGLDVVSDRHYIGRFTSNKMAIVGQVFLPSRPVGTFFLLHGYFDHSATLKNLIAACLENNFAVALFDLPGHGLSSGERGAIADFSEYASTLRAFIGTYAKHLPKPYHLAAHSTGCAAAYEYLHHDPPLVFDKIVFLAPLVRHAYWHLSTIGYHLVKPFTDTLPRAHRRNSSNEPFLEFTRNDPLQVHRVSLRFLDALRDWNRRIQGYATITQPVLVIQGTDDDVVDWKYNLEFLKTKIMGLEIELVDGAKHQLVNENQALRQRVFDRLFGYVAIP is encoded by the coding sequence ATGTTGGTGCCCATAAATCGATGGGCGCGAGGACGTCTGATTCTCTGCGCGACGATAGTGGGACTTATTCTATCCACAGCCCTGTCCTGCGCTGCGAATGAAAAGCCGCTCTATTCCGATGGAGACATGCTGATCATGGAAAGCATCGGCACTCGATTGCCGCCGCTCGATCTGGCCCGGGCGGCTCCATCGCCGGCGGAGGTTTGTGCCTATAGAAAATTCTACGGGCTCGATGTCGTCAGTGACCGCCACTATATCGGCCGGTTCACGTCTAATAAAATGGCGATCGTTGGCCAGGTGTTTCTCCCGTCACGTCCGGTGGGAACTTTTTTTTTGTTGCATGGATATTTCGATCATTCCGCCACCCTGAAAAATCTGATAGCAGCGTGCCTGGAAAATAATTTCGCCGTTGCCCTGTTCGATCTTCCCGGTCACGGCCTGTCTTCCGGAGAGAGGGGCGCCATCGCCGATTTTTCTGAATATGCATCGACTTTGAGGGCTTTTATCGGCACTTATGCCAAGCATCTCCCCAAGCCCTATCATCTGGCCGCGCACAGCACGGGTTGCGCCGCCGCCTATGAATACCTGCATCATGATCCGCCGCTTGTTTTCGATAAAATCGTTTTTCTGGCGCCTCTCGTCCGCCACGCATACTGGCACCTTTCCACCATCGGGTACCACTTGGTCAAGCCGTTTACCGATACGTTACCGCGGGCGCACCGCAGAAATTCATCGAACGAACCCTTTCTCGAATTTACCCGCAACGATCCGTTACAGGTTCACCGGGTGTCGCTCCGGTTTCTCGACGCCCTGCGTGATTGGAACCGAAGGATTCAAGGATACGCCACCATTACTCAGCCGGTTCTGGTGATTCAGGGTACTGATGACGACGTTGTCGATTGGAAATACAATCTCGAATTCCTGAAAACGAAAATTATGGGTTTGGAGATTGAATTGGTCGATGGTGCCAAACATCAGTTGGTGAACGAAAACCAGGCCCTGCGGCAGCGCGTGTTCGACCGTCTCTTCGGATATGTTGCGATACCATGA
- a CDS encoding IS1380 family transposase, which yields MVKSKKSDFSKNRNPKGFSPNGAKAKKINASTAYDTCSEQLSAFGGVLPLIKFFDLVGFREIFDFAYKAPAREPKLGHYSMMTGLLMLLFIGFNRIWHFSYLRLDAMLCGFFNLTRLPVASTFWRYVNSLGINQANSLLAVMAHLRERVWRLCDLSYYRICLDIDTTVETVFGNQQGAKKGHNPRNRGKKGYRPVLCFIEQSREYLLGKLRKGETISGEQTASFIAKIKQYLPGCVRQVLIRADAEFQSWESIHECIKAGYNFIIANKGCEPPFDPRRWYRPHKRNAYEFNSCVYQPMGWQMPVRFVAMRIPKDKNVAKDRCVQYELFEADRYEYRIFCTDLRRAAHKVIAEYDKRADVENLVGEAKREGLDAIPSSRFKNNYAYFQIVMLAYNIWRYLKILAEQSAYPRQAAGGHGFEGIQTNTVRIARLRLLMIAAKVVTASNRDKVRYSIHDSRTPALMSFLKYIDEKRFKPRPWAGGILQAPGG from the coding sequence ATGGTAAAATCCAAGAAATCAGATTTCAGCAAAAACCGCAACCCTAAAGGATTTAGCCCAAATGGCGCGAAGGCCAAGAAAATCAATGCGTCAACCGCTTATGATACGTGCAGCGAGCAGCTGAGCGCATTTGGCGGTGTTTTGCCGCTGATCAAATTTTTTGATCTGGTTGGTTTTCGAGAAATTTTTGACTTCGCCTATAAAGCGCCGGCCCGTGAACCCAAACTGGGCCATTATTCGATGATGACAGGCTTGCTGATGCTACTGTTTATAGGGTTCAACCGAATTTGGCATTTTTCCTACCTGCGGCTGGATGCGATGCTGTGCGGATTTTTCAACCTGACGCGGCTTCCGGTGGCCAGCACATTTTGGCGCTATGTCAACAGCCTGGGTATCAACCAAGCCAATTCACTGCTGGCTGTGATGGCCCATTTACGTGAGCGGGTCTGGCGGCTTTGCGATCTATCGTACTACCGCATCTGCCTGGATATCGATACGACCGTGGAAACGGTTTTCGGCAACCAGCAGGGGGCGAAAAAAGGCCACAATCCAAGAAATCGGGGCAAAAAGGGATACCGCCCGGTGTTATGCTTCATCGAACAAAGCCGTGAGTACCTGCTGGGCAAACTTCGCAAGGGCGAAACCATCAGCGGCGAGCAAACCGCCTCGTTTATCGCCAAAATCAAACAATACCTTCCCGGCTGTGTGAGGCAGGTGTTGATCCGCGCGGATGCCGAGTTTCAAAGCTGGGAAAGCATCCATGAATGCATCAAGGCCGGTTACAATTTCATCATCGCCAACAAAGGGTGCGAACCGCCATTTGATCCACGGCGCTGGTACCGCCCGCACAAGCGCAACGCCTATGAGTTCAACAGCTGTGTTTACCAGCCAATGGGATGGCAGATGCCGGTTCGATTCGTGGCCATGCGAATCCCCAAAGATAAAAATGTTGCCAAAGATCGATGCGTGCAATACGAACTGTTTGAGGCTGATCGTTATGAGTACCGCATCTTTTGCACGGATTTACGCCGTGCGGCTCACAAGGTCATCGCCGAGTATGACAAGCGGGCCGACGTCGAAAATCTTGTGGGAGAAGCCAAGCGCGAAGGTCTGGATGCCATCCCCTCGTCTCGCTTTAAAAACAACTATGCCTATTTCCAAATCGTCATGCTGGCCTACAATATCTGGCGCTATTTGAAGATATTGGCCGAGCAGAGCGCATACCCCAGACAAGCGGCCGGAGGCCATGGATTTGAAGGCATCCAAACCAACACGGTGCGCATTGCGCGGTTGCGCCTGTTAATGATCGCGGCCAAGGTGGTTACGGCTTCAAATAGAGATAAGGTTCGTTATTCTATCCATGACAGCCGAACGCCGGCATTGATGTCTTTCCTGAAATACATTGACGAAAAAAGGTTCAAGCCCAGGCCATGGGCTGGCGGTATACTCCAGGCACCTGGCGGGTAG
- a CDS encoding CBS domain-containing protein, whose product MSLYAKNVMVTSFDRIHQDAPIDDAIRMILNGKIRRTGHKTVSLIVVDDYGRMAGVISMYDILFHLRPDFLNLSVDAGTLQWKGQLKLLVDSLKQKKVGQLMSTNVMCAAPDDHVMVILDRMIKNKFRRLPVLDGDRPVGVIYISDVYHSIFNVMQYF is encoded by the coding sequence ATGAGTCTATATGCCAAAAATGTAATGGTGACATCGTTTGACCGCATTCATCAGGATGCACCCATCGATGATGCGATCCGTATGATCTTGAATGGGAAAATCAGAAGGACGGGCCATAAGACCGTCAGTCTCATCGTCGTGGATGATTATGGACGAATGGCGGGTGTGATTTCCATGTACGATATTCTTTTCCACCTCAGGCCCGATTTTCTCAATTTGAGCGTGGATGCGGGCACGCTTCAGTGGAAAGGGCAGTTGAAGCTTCTGGTCGATTCCCTCAAACAGAAAAAGGTTGGACAGCTGATGAGCACCAACGTGATGTGCGCAGCGCCCGATGACCATGTCATGGTGATCCTGGACAGGATGATTAAAAATAAATTCCGCCGCCTGCCTGTTCTGGACGGCGACAGACCGGTTGGCGTGATCTACATTTCCGATGTGTATCACAGCATTTTCAACGTAATGCAGTATTTTTAA
- a CDS encoding sodium ion-translocating decarboxylase subunit beta produces MKDNTKFAIGWLLPAAVLAFGAPGAVWAGAGSQGELAPFGSMIAEFLKSTGLWGYLFPEAGGWTAGIGSLIMVAVGLLLLYLAIAKRFEPLLLVPMGFGCILANVPLAGISEPGGVIYYIYEIGIKTGVFPLLVFMGVGAMTDFGPMIANPKTALLGAAAQFGIFSTLIGALALSAIVPGIDFDLFDAASIGIIGGADGPTAIFLASQLSPDLLGAIAVAAYSYMALVPIIQPPIMKALTNAEERKIRMTQLRYVGKVEKIVFPLITLGLCMLLLPSAVPLIGFFMFGNLMRECGVVDRLSKTTQNALINIVTIFLGIGVGSRLSAENFLNLETLGILLLGVIAFSIGTASGVLMAKLMNLLPGTKVNPLIGSAGVSAVPMAARVSQKMGMAEDPENMLLMFAMGPNVAGVIGSAVAAGVLLTLKNLLV; encoded by the coding sequence ATGAAAGACAATACAAAGTTCGCCATTGGCTGGCTTCTCCCTGCTGCCGTTCTGGCCTTCGGCGCTCCGGGCGCGGTCTGGGCGGGCGCTGGATCTCAAGGTGAATTGGCGCCCTTCGGGAGCATGATTGCCGAGTTTTTAAAATCCACCGGTTTATGGGGGTACCTCTTCCCGGAAGCGGGTGGATGGACCGCGGGCATCGGCAGTTTGATCATGGTCGCGGTAGGGCTCCTGCTGCTCTATCTGGCCATTGCCAAACGCTTTGAGCCACTGCTGCTGGTGCCCATGGGGTTTGGGTGCATTCTGGCCAACGTTCCCCTGGCCGGGATTTCGGAACCGGGCGGGGTGATCTACTACATTTATGAAATCGGCATCAAAACCGGTGTCTTTCCGCTGCTGGTCTTCATGGGCGTGGGGGCCATGACCGACTTCGGCCCCATGATTGCAAACCCCAAAACCGCTTTGTTGGGAGCGGCGGCGCAGTTCGGCATTTTCAGTACGCTGATCGGAGCGCTCGCGCTTTCGGCGATTGTTCCGGGCATCGATTTCGATTTGTTTGACGCCGCTTCCATCGGCATCATCGGCGGTGCCGACGGACCGACCGCCATCTTTCTGGCCAGCCAGTTGTCGCCCGATCTGTTGGGGGCCATTGCCGTGGCGGCCTATTCCTACATGGCCCTGGTTCCCATCATCCAACCGCCGATCATGAAGGCTTTGACCAACGCCGAGGAGCGTAAAATTCGCATGACCCAGTTGCGCTACGTGGGCAAGGTGGAAAAGATCGTGTTCCCCTTGATCACCCTCGGGTTGTGCATGCTGCTGCTGCCGTCTGCGGTACCGCTCATCGGCTTTTTCATGTTCGGCAATCTCATGCGGGAGTGCGGCGTTGTCGATCGTCTCTCCAAGACCACCCAGAACGCTCTGATCAATATCGTCACCATCTTTCTCGGGATAGGGGTCGGTTCACGGCTCTCGGCGGAGAACTTTCTCAACCTGGAGACCCTGGGAATTTTGCTTTTGGGGGTCATCGCGTTCAGCATCGGGACCGCCTCAGGTGTCCTGATGGCCAAGCTGATGAATCTGTTGCCCGGAACTAAAGTCAACCCCTTGATCGGATCGGCGGGCGTCTCTGCGGTGCCCATGGCCGCCCGGGTGAGCCAGAAGATGGGCATGGCGGAAGATCCCGAAAACATGCTGCTGATGTTTGCCATGGGGCCCAATGTCGCCGGAGTCATTGGATCGGCCGTGGCCGCGGGTGTATTGCTGACCTTGAAAAATCTGCTGGTCTGA
- a CDS encoding ACT domain-containing protein, with amino-acid sequence MIRTEISLFLKNAPGELAKLSALFAEAGINIDAITIQDASSYVQELFKARGKSLNRIASAASYNSMRKDSAEFALIRMLPADGKINAAIDLLSRNDFIFDMLPVIALELSNQPGALAEVTAKFGEAGININYVYGSVSSPEEKCLFIFSPEDIDLAAKIFA; translated from the coding sequence ATGATCAGAACCGAAATCTCCCTTTTTCTAAAAAACGCACCCGGCGAACTGGCCAAGCTCTCCGCCCTTTTCGCCGAGGCAGGCATCAATATTGACGCCATCACCATTCAGGACGCCTCCAGCTATGTGCAGGAGCTATTCAAGGCCCGGGGCAAATCCCTCAATCGTATCGCTTCGGCGGCGAGCTACAACTCCATGCGCAAGGATTCCGCTGAATTCGCGCTCATTCGGATGCTGCCGGCCGACGGCAAAATCAATGCGGCCATTGACCTGCTCAGCCGCAACGACTTCATTTTTGACATGCTTCCGGTGATCGCTTTGGAACTGTCCAACCAGCCCGGCGCACTGGCCGAGGTGACGGCCAAATTCGGCGAAGCGGGCATCAACATCAACTACGTTTATGGTTCGGTGTCATCGCCGGAGGAAAAATGTCTTTTTATCTTCTCGCCGGAAGACATCGATCTTGCCGCCAAGATATTCGCATAG
- a CDS encoding universal stress protein, whose protein sequence is MKDYKRILAACDLSEYTDIVLDAAVGLAASTGAELFLVNVINQRDLDSMATALEKIAQDYDNFPVSIAQYRVDLEAERLQSLQDVFKKAAGPGSKCNFVIKVGIPFQQILETIAEHHIDLVVMGTKGRTNLSGVLLGSTAEKLFRRCPVPLLSVRIGEQKGR, encoded by the coding sequence ATGAAGGATTATAAAAGAATATTGGCCGCATGCGATCTTTCAGAATACACCGATATCGTGCTGGACGCGGCCGTCGGCTTGGCCGCCAGTACGGGTGCGGAGCTGTTTCTGGTCAATGTCATCAATCAACGGGATCTGGATTCGATGGCGACGGCCCTCGAGAAGATCGCCCAGGATTATGACAATTTCCCGGTTTCCATCGCCCAGTATCGCGTCGATCTGGAAGCGGAGCGGCTCCAATCCCTGCAGGACGTTTTTAAGAAAGCCGCAGGGCCCGGCAGTAAATGCAATTTTGTGATCAAAGTGGGTATCCCATTCCAGCAGATTCTGGAAACCATCGCCGAACATCACATCGATCTGGTTGTCATGGGGACCAAGGGCCGGACCAACCTCAGCGGCGTGCTGCTCGGTTCGACCGCCGAAAAGCTGTTCCGTCGCTGTCCTGTGCCGCTGCTCAGCGTGAGGATCGGTGAACAAAAGGGGCGATGA
- a CDS encoding metallopeptidase family protein, translating into MASKSLHLSESQFDRIVHQAVARIPPMFRRHLDNIVISVQRRPDPEMLDELGVPPGETLFGLYWGVPLTERSLIEPPLYPDTIYIFQEPLEQVCTTPEELREEIAITVVHELAHALGMSDAELDDLGFG; encoded by the coding sequence ATGGCCAGCAAATCACTGCATCTCAGCGAGAGCCAGTTCGACCGGATCGTGCACCAGGCGGTGGCCCGAATTCCCCCCATGTTTCGGCGCCACCTGGACAACATCGTGATTTCCGTTCAGCGGCGGCCGGATCCTGAGATGCTCGACGAATTGGGTGTCCCTCCGGGGGAAACGCTTTTCGGTCTCTATTGGGGGGTGCCGTTGACCGAACGATCGCTGATCGAACCACCACTCTATCCCGACACCATCTATATATTTCAGGAACCCCTCGAACAGGTTTGCACCACCCCCGAAGAGCTGCGGGAAGAGATAGCGATCACCGTCGTCCATGAGCTGGCGCATGCCCTGGGGATGAGCGATGCAGAGCTCGATGACCTGGGATTCGGCTAG
- a CDS encoding OadG family transporter subunit, producing the protein MIVAGLKLTLLGMAVVFFFLLLLIVFVRISYWFLSEGSARELAAEEAAELNKRMRSVSKKDDGALIAAIGAAVAAHRSRMRSVG; encoded by the coding sequence ATGATTGTTGCCGGTCTCAAACTGACGCTTTTGGGAATGGCAGTGGTGTTTTTCTTTCTGCTGCTTTTGATCGTGTTCGTTCGGATTTCTTACTGGTTTCTCTCTGAAGGAAGCGCCAGGGAACTGGCCGCCGAGGAAGCCGCCGAGTTGAACAAGAGGATGCGCTCCGTTTCGAAAAAGGACGACGGCGCGTTGATTGCCGCCATCGGTGCCGCTGTCGCAGCCCATCGATCCCGCATGCGCTCGGTCGGATAA